A stretch of Candidatus Hydrogenedentota bacterium DNA encodes these proteins:
- a CDS encoding DUF4861 family protein: AEPAELFERLFGGAIRLDPDIHRQVREGEPGKRHYVDHDGDGRPEEVWFIDTDTRHPEGRRPVLVRVIDEDGDLEAGDEPDYDSDLYLADWNADGTVNVVCDYTDRTGANEVSEMAFYFPRGESVMCWYGEDVGDDNLLWYDAAYTYDQRLCQGRTHFGGDELFCAFVLEPGSPEWVPQWENPFTFYDHDHDGVTEEVIRIEGTGNVVKNLRYSFDADNDATWDQPRDFDVSVTAHAGEGQGFDLRYATRRVLRGVPTGPFLAYHTVPGFAIETRWDKRMLTWDEIDRNVDRDGAADTMERWEGVIAKGNEAFPQVGGPSSGPFNNRFELAGSPGLIRLYYAPVDQRLHLLGAETIWLAADPNHDGTADMRYTYTDSDGDGRIDVWELDADGDGTADDRWTSTAECTDVAYDWGQVQAMMIPVLETAPGQLFVLASRLREALVAKGGSGGDPVWALVDSDFAAEAIREEFREDYLQSNESLRFYLDIVKDRLILALKRAHDDPGFWERFNAMRGAGDLEGMRGLVEKTFTITTAAPDFGEWRASRLAAFARPKVAWAQDWVPPNIGWESELAGYRVYWGQFDFFGKQQRALVMPAFGNGASYHAEQPWGMDALHVNQTGGLGAVTLYASGQAYPVYSPEGKGAIVWSKRFISMDDASVTVEVTAENVGPQEAPYTVRFTCSALADRPDSPIEVVVDGGPADVPIELGIGITRMAQETFAIDTAAGVMGSWGVQGTDIGWIGLGVVFPPKLFVRAMDSEAEHEVILAAKAGVPLRYHIQGDWLRGRTFPRSPVLRNWMDDLRRTALNAKLR, translated from the coding sequence CGGACACCCGGCATCCCGAGGGCAGGCGGCCGGTTCTGGTCCGTGTGATTGACGAAGACGGCGATCTCGAGGCCGGAGACGAACCCGATTACGACAGCGATCTTTATCTGGCCGATTGGAACGCGGACGGCACAGTCAATGTCGTATGCGACTACACGGACCGGACGGGCGCTAACGAAGTCAGCGAGATGGCGTTCTATTTCCCGCGCGGCGAGAGCGTGATGTGCTGGTATGGCGAAGATGTGGGCGACGACAACCTTCTGTGGTACGACGCCGCTTACACGTACGACCAGCGGCTTTGCCAGGGGCGCACCCATTTCGGCGGCGACGAGCTCTTCTGCGCCTTCGTCCTCGAGCCGGGCAGCCCCGAGTGGGTGCCGCAATGGGAGAATCCCTTTACCTTCTACGACCACGACCACGATGGAGTGACCGAGGAAGTCATCCGCATCGAGGGCACGGGCAACGTCGTCAAGAACCTTCGCTACAGTTTCGATGCGGACAACGACGCCACATGGGACCAGCCCCGGGACTTCGACGTGTCGGTTACCGCGCACGCGGGCGAGGGACAAGGCTTTGATCTTCGATACGCGACCCGGCGCGTGCTTCGCGGGGTCCCCACCGGACCGTTTCTCGCCTATCACACGGTGCCGGGGTTCGCCATCGAGACCCGGTGGGACAAGCGTATGCTCACGTGGGACGAGATCGACCGTAACGTGGATCGCGACGGCGCCGCGGATACTATGGAACGATGGGAGGGCGTTATCGCCAAGGGCAACGAGGCTTTTCCGCAGGTGGGAGGCCCGAGTTCGGGACCGTTCAACAACCGCTTCGAATTGGCAGGGAGTCCGGGTCTCATCCGGCTTTATTACGCGCCCGTGGACCAGCGCCTCCACCTGTTGGGGGCAGAAACGATTTGGCTCGCGGCAGATCCGAATCACGACGGCACGGCGGACATGCGCTACACCTACACCGATTCGGATGGCGATGGCCGGATCGATGTGTGGGAACTGGATGCGGACGGCGACGGGACCGCTGATGACCGGTGGACATCCACGGCGGAGTGCACGGACGTAGCGTACGATTGGGGCCAGGTTCAAGCGATGATGATACCCGTCCTCGAAACGGCGCCGGGGCAGCTTTTTGTGCTCGCCTCACGCCTTCGCGAGGCTCTTGTTGCGAAAGGCGGCAGCGGCGGCGACCCTGTCTGGGCACTGGTGGATTCGGACTTCGCCGCCGAGGCGATCCGCGAGGAATTCCGGGAGGACTACCTCCAAAGCAACGAATCGCTTCGGTTCTACCTGGATATTGTCAAAGATCGGCTGATTCTGGCGCTGAAGAGAGCGCACGACGACCCCGGGTTCTGGGAAAGGTTCAACGCTATGCGCGGAGCGGGAGACCTCGAGGGGATGCGCGGACTGGTCGAAAAGACCTTTACCATCACGACTGCCGCTCCGGATTTTGGAGAGTGGCGGGCGTCCAGACTGGCGGCATTTGCCCGGCCCAAAGTGGCTTGGGCGCAGGACTGGGTGCCGCCGAATATCGGCTGGGAATCGGAGCTGGCGGGGTACCGGGTGTATTGGGGCCAGTTCGATTTCTTCGGTAAACAGCAACGGGCGCTGGTAATGCCGGCGTTCGGGAATGGCGCGAGCTATCACGCGGAACAGCCGTGGGGCATGGACGCGCTGCACGTGAACCAGACCGGCGGGCTCGGAGCAGTCACCCTCTACGCCAGCGGCCAGGCGTATCCCGTGTACAGCCCCGAGGGCAAGGGCGCAATTGTCTGGTCGAAACGTTTTATCAGTATGGATGACGCCTCGGTCACGGTCGAGGTGACGGCCGAGAATGTGGGCCCTCAGGAGGCACCCTATACGGTCCGGTTCACCTGCTCCGCCCTGGCGGACCGGCCCGACTCGCCCATCGAAGTCGTGGTGGATGGCGGGCCAGCGGATGTTCCCATCGAGCTCGGCATTGGCATCACGCGGATGGCTCAAGAAACCTTTGCGATAGATACCGCAGCGGGCGTAATGGGCAGTTGGGGCGTACAGGGGACCGATATCGGGTGGATCGGACTCGGAGTAGTCTTCCCGCCAAAGCTGTTCGTGAGGGCGATGGATTCCGAAGCCGAGCATGAGGTGATTCTGGCCGCGAAGGCAGGCGTGCCCTTGCGGTACCACATCCAGGGCGATTGG